GGATTACATCCATTGCGTTCATATCGTTTACCGATGCAGTTGTAATGTGTATAAATACAGGTATTTGAGTGGTTATATCATAAAGCGTGTGGATTTTTATTCCTCCTTTGTTCTTTCTGAATTTAGCCCACCAGAATACCGACAGACACAAATCGATAGTTGTTGAATCGAAGGCGTAAACTTTACCTTTTATCTCAAAATCACTATTGTTTCGCTTTTGTCTGGCAACATCAATCAGATAATAAGCAAACTCCTCAAAGATTCTATAATCCCGATTCTCGTTTGCCTTTGAAAGATTACTACGGGTAACACTTTTACCGAAACCGAGATGGTAACTTTTCTTGCTGTGTGCATCAATTGCAACTATAAGATCACGCAAACTATCACGATTGGTTAATTGACCAAAAATCATTACCAGAAGTTGATTCCAACAAGTGAAATGTTTTACATATTTGTTGCCATTATACTTCATAACAAGATTATCGAAAAACCTCTGTGGTAAAACCTCAACGATTTGTGCATATACATATTTGCCTATATTCATTGTTCCTAAAATTAATGAGGAACAAAAATATATTTTCAAATCGTCACCGGTAAAAATTACTTGTAAAATATAGATAATCAGCTATTTCAAAGAACTTTTATTTATTTTTAGTGGACACTAATGACATTAAAACAAAACATTATGAAAACACAAGAAGACGATTTATTGGAATACGATGACGATGAAGCCGTAAAATTCATTCTTAAAATGGTTCCAAAAGAGTTAAAATCTAAAATTGACGACAATGCCGTAAATTATGTGTTGGACGTGGTGTACGAGTTTTATGAAGAAAACGGTTTAATTGATGAAGAATCAACCGATGAAGCAAGCATTGATGAAGAAGAAATGCTGAAATACGTAATGAAAGCTGTGAAAAAAGATAAAATGGCTTTAACTGAAGATGAAGTCCAGCTTATTTTAGACGGCGAATATGAATATGGAAAATCGCTCGGAATTTATACAGAAGAAGATTGATTTTCAATAAAATAAAAATTAAAAGCACCTTGACAATATTGATTTGTCCGGGTGTTTTTTCCGTTATAAAGTATGTATAAAATTATTTATTATATCCTGAAATTACTTTCATTTTTGCCTTTTTGGTTGTTATATTTCTTTTCAGATTTTATGTATTTAATTATTTATTATGTGGTTAGATATAGAGTAAACATTGTGAGAAGAAATATTTATAACTCTTTTCCGGAAAAAACCGAGAAAGAAAAACGAGAAATTGAGAAGAAATTTTACCGACATTTTTCCGACTTATTGATAGAAAGTTTAAAAATGATGAGTATGAGCAATGAAGAAATGCTCAAACGAATGAAATATATAGACTATGAACCATTAGTTGAACATTATAAAGAGGGTAGAAGCGTTATTTTATACACATCGCATTTTGGAAATTGGGAATGGCTTTCGTCTTTTTCCCTACATTTGCCAAAGGATAAACCTGTATATCAGGTATATAAAAAATTAACCAGTGAATTAAGTGATAAAATTGCTTATAAAACACGAATTCGTTTTGGAGCTGTAAATGTTGAAATGAATGATTTGCTGCGTAAAATAGTGATGTTGAAAAAAGAGAACAAACTGGGAATGTTTGGTATGATTTCAGATCAAAGTCCGCGTCGTACACCAAATCTTCATTTTGTGGATTTTCTTCATCAACCGACTTCGGTTATTACAGGAAGCGAACACATTGCAAAAAAATTTAATTTTCCTGTATATTTTGTTGCTGTTCAGCACGTTAAAAGAGGACATTATATTTGTAGTTTTGAATTAATAACAGATAAA
The genomic region above belongs to uncultured Paludibacter sp. and contains:
- a CDS encoding conserved hypothetical protein (Evidence 4 : Unknown function but conserved in other organisms), which gives rise to MKTQEDDLLEYDDDEAVKFILKMVPKELKSKIDDNAVNYVLDVVYEFYEENGLIDEESTDEASIDEEEMLKYVMKAVKKDKMALTEDEVQLILDGEYEYGKSLGIYTEED
- a CDS encoding conserved hypothetical protein (Evidence 4 : Unknown function but conserved in other organisms), whose amino-acid sequence is MYKIIYYILKLLSFLPFWLLYFFSDFMYLIIYYVVRYRVNIVRRNIYNSFPEKTEKEKREIEKKFYRHFSDLLIESLKMMSMSNEEMLKRMKYIDYEPLVEHYKEGRSVILYTSHFGNWEWLSSFSLHLPKDKPVYQVYKKLTSELSDKIAYKTRIRFGAVNVEMNDLLRKIVMLKKENKLGMFGMISDQSPRRTPNLHFVDFLHQPTSVITGSEHIAKKFNFPVYFVAVQHVKRGHYICSFELITDKPQETAEFEITEKYMKLLEKEIQNQPEVWLWSHKRWKHKLVNSQ